In a genomic window of Streptomyces katrae:
- a CDS encoding response regulator — protein MTESAGPIRVLLADDEAMIRAGVRLILRHADGIEVVAEAPDGRQAVELAAVHRPDVVLLDVRMPVLDGLAAIAPLLALNPAPRVVMLTTFGDDDNVVRALREGAAGFLLKDEGPQELISAVRAAAAGDAVLSPGVTGAVISRMLTAGGPHGAAGPPEDDRIARLTGREREVLAMLGEGLSNQGIAARLGIGTGTVKTHVGVILDKTGSASRVQAALLAHRTGLAS, from the coding sequence GTGACCGAGTCCGCCGGCCCGATCCGCGTGCTGCTCGCCGACGACGAGGCGATGATCCGGGCCGGGGTGCGCCTGATCCTGCGGCACGCCGACGGCATCGAGGTCGTCGCCGAGGCCCCCGACGGGCGGCAGGCCGTCGAGCTGGCCGCCGTGCACCGCCCGGACGTCGTCCTGCTGGACGTCCGGATGCCGGTCCTCGACGGGCTGGCCGCGATCGCCCCGCTGCTCGCCCTCAACCCGGCGCCGCGCGTGGTGATGCTGACGACCTTCGGCGACGACGACAACGTGGTCCGGGCGCTGCGGGAGGGGGCCGCCGGGTTCCTGCTGAAGGACGAGGGGCCGCAGGAGCTGATCAGCGCCGTCCGGGCGGCCGCCGCCGGGGACGCCGTGCTCTCCCCGGGGGTGACCGGGGCCGTGATCTCCCGGATGCTGACGGCAGGTGGGCCGCACGGCGCCGCGGGCCCGCCCGAGGACGACCGGATCGCCCGGCTGACCGGCAGGGAGCGGGAGGTCCTGGCCATGCTCGGCGAGGGCCTGTCGAACCAGGGCATCGCCGCCCGGCTCGGCATCGGGACCGGCACCGTCAAGACCCATGTGGGCGTCATCCTCGACAAGACCGGCTCGGCGAGCCGGGTCCAGGCGGCGCTGCTGGCCCACCGGACCGGCCTGGCCTCCTGA
- a CDS encoding sensor histidine kinase, giving the protein MPSPVAESILVSVVSSPFRVRRPLRGPVRAVAETGWVLLAGLGVWAVVGSLGVLPRPYLQLPALAVAGCLFPLRRRFPVPVLLVLAALTGVASCVGPVSAATAYTVARRTVRARTRARLLGAAAALLVVCATLCAPWLGPGPLPYGPALGLVLTPTAVLVPGLVGTSYGQQRRLVRALRERGDAAERARRLADSEARTHERSRIAAEMHDLLGHRLSLISLHAGGLELALERADPELREEAVLVRRTTRDALRELRQALGVLGPLGRDTGPDALTDATGTRADIEALVAGSRDGGIAVRLDWTGPDLDARPAGVRRAVHRVVRESLTNVHRYAGAAHVAVTVAHDEETVRVTVRNGAPPAASAPARALGTGRGLTGLRERVELLGGTFAAAPLPSGGFRVEAVLPAEPGEAPAPRREEVPGAGDGAPAEPPPAERGTAQALTLALGLAGLSVLTALGTLFVYATAPHRDAGPRPLPRVGMTYGDVMGSGVTDNAAVRAAATGREPPRPPGTAGCVYPFNGATESRPGSLTIARYCFDAAQRLVAIDRFTVPSVRDATPWEIP; this is encoded by the coding sequence ATGCCATCGCCGGTTGCGGAATCGATACTGGTCAGCGTGGTGAGCTCTCCGTTCCGTGTCCGTCGTCCGCTCCGGGGTCCCGTGCGCGCGGTGGCGGAGACGGGCTGGGTGCTGCTCGCCGGGCTCGGAGTGTGGGCGGTGGTCGGCTCCCTCGGTGTGCTCCCGCGCCCGTACCTCCAGCTGCCCGCGCTGGCCGTCGCCGGGTGCCTGTTCCCGCTGCGGCGCCGCTTCCCGGTGCCCGTCCTCCTCGTCCTCGCTGCGCTGACCGGGGTGGCCTCGTGCGTCGGCCCGGTCAGCGCGGCGACCGCGTACACAGTGGCCCGGCGGACGGTGCGGGCGCGGACGCGGGCCCGGCTGCTGGGCGCGGCGGCCGCCCTGCTGGTGGTGTGCGCGACGCTCTGCGCGCCCTGGCTCGGCCCGGGGCCACTGCCGTACGGGCCGGCGCTCGGGCTGGTCCTGACGCCGACCGCCGTCCTCGTCCCGGGCCTGGTCGGCACCTCGTACGGGCAGCAGCGGCGGCTGGTGCGGGCGCTGCGCGAGCGCGGGGACGCGGCCGAGCGGGCCCGCCGGCTCGCCGACAGCGAGGCCCGCACCCATGAGCGCTCCCGGATCGCCGCCGAGATGCACGACCTGCTGGGGCACCGGCTCAGCCTCATCTCCCTGCACGCGGGCGGCCTGGAGCTGGCCCTGGAGCGCGCCGATCCCGAGCTGCGCGAGGAGGCCGTCCTGGTGCGGCGGACCACCCGGGACGCCCTGCGCGAGCTGCGCCAGGCCCTCGGGGTGCTCGGGCCGCTGGGCCGGGACACCGGGCCGGATGCCCTCACCGACGCCACAGGCACCCGCGCCGACATCGAGGCCCTGGTGGCGGGGTCCCGGGACGGCGGCATCGCCGTACGGCTCGACTGGACGGGTCCGGACCTCGACGCCCGACCGGCGGGGGTGCGGCGGGCGGTGCACCGGGTGGTGCGGGAATCGCTGACCAACGTCCACCGGTACGCCGGCGCGGCGCACGTCGCCGTCACCGTCGCGCACGACGAGGAGACCGTACGGGTCACCGTCCGCAACGGCGCTCCGCCCGCCGCCTCCGCCCCCGCACGCGCTCTGGGCACCGGCCGCGGCCTCACCGGTCTGCGCGAGCGCGTGGAACTGCTGGGCGGTACCTTCGCCGCCGCCCCGCTGCCGTCCGGCGGCTTCCGGGTGGAGGCCGTCCTGCCCGCCGAACCGGGCGAGGCCCCCGCCCCCAGAAGGGAGGAGGTCCCCGGCGCAGGTGACGGCGCCCCCGCCGAGCCGCCCCCGGCCGAACGCGGCACCGCGCAGGCGCTGACGCTGGCCCTCGGGCTGGCGGGGCTGAGCGTGCTGACGGCCCTCGGGACCCTCTTCGTCTACGCCACCGCCCCGCACCGGGACGCCGGACCCCGCCCGCTGCCCCGGGTCGGGATGACCTACGGCGACGTGATGGGGAGCGGAGTCACCGACAACGCGGCGGTCCGGGCCGCGGCCACCGGCCGTGAACCGCCGCGCCCGCCCGGCACGGCCGGCTGCGTGTACCCGTTCAACGGGGCCACCGAGTCCCGCCCCGGTTCCCTGACCATCGCCCGCTACTGCTTCGACGCCGCGCAACGCCTCGTCGCCATCGACCGCTTCACCGTCCCGTCGGTCCGCGACGCCACACCCTGGGAGATCCCGTGA